Below is a window of Jonesiaceae bacterium BS-20 DNA.
CGCGAGTGGGAGTACTTTGGTGGCCAAAAGGTTAACCAGGTATTGGCTGACTCCGCTAACAACGTCATAACCGGTTGGCAGTACCTACCATTCCAGGTATACGCAAACTCCGTATTCGCTGACAGCGTGGGCCAGTCCTACGAGAACCGTACCGACATCAACGAAGGCCTCAAGGCTTGGCAGTCCACCGTTGCTGAATTTGGTACCCAGCAGGGCTTTGACGTCACCAGCAAGTAGTCCGTTGTAACCACCATGGCTCCTGCAGTTCCGGGGGCCTGCAAGCAGTAACCACAACGGGGCGTGATCACCATAGCGTGACTGCGCCCCGTTGTTTTATGCGCGGGAGTGCTAAGTTTCGCCGTCCGTGCATCGGTTTATAGTGCTTGTTCTTTTACCAGTTCCGTAGTCTGCGATCTACATTTTTAGTTCTTTGGAGTCAGGGCAATGTCTACTTTTGCGATCGGTGAGAAAGACTTCACCCTCGATGGTGAGCCGTTTCAAATTATTTCCGGTGCTATCCATTACTTCCGCGTCCACCCCGATTCGTGGCGCGACCGTATCCGTAAAGCCAAACTCATGGGTCTTAACACCATTGAAACGTACGTGGCTTGGAACTTTCATGCCCCCACAGAAGACCAGTTTTTGCTCGATGGTAACCGGGACCTCGGCCGATTTTTGGACATTATTGCGCAAGAGGGCCTCTACGCAATTGTGCGCCCCGGCCCATATATCTGCGCCGAGTGGGACAACGGAGGCCTACCCGCATGGCTGACCGCCAAGCCCGGCATTGTTATCCGCACTAATGAACCTATTTACTTCTCTGCTGTTGAACGGTTTTTGCACCACCTTGGTCCGGTCTTGCAGCCGCGTCAGATCAACAACGGTGGCCCCATCATCCTGTTCCAGATTGAAAATGAGTATGGTGCCTACGGCAACGACAAGGACTACCTCAAGCACTTGGTACAGGTGTACGAGGATCTCGGTTTTGTAGTTCCATTCACCACCGTTGACCAGCCCGAAGATGAAATGCTGCAGAATGGGTCTCTGCCGGAACTGCACATGACCGGTTCCTTTGGATCCCGCTCTCTTGAGCGCTTGGAAACCCTGCGTAAGCACCAGAAAACCGGACCGCTGATGTGCTCCGAGTTTTGGATTGGCTGGTTCGACCACTGGGGTGCGCACCACCACACAGCCACAATAGCGGAGGCCGCGCAGTCTCTAGATGAGCTCCTCAGCTCCGGGGCCTCGGTCAATTTCTACATGTTCCACGGTGGCACCAACTACGGTTTCACCAACGGAGCCAATGACAAGGGCGTCTATCAGCCCCTGGTCACTAGCTACGATTACGATGCCCCACTTGCGGAAGATGGCTACCCCACGGACAAGTATTGGGCATTTAGGGACGTCATTGCCAAGTACGCACCGGTTCCCGCGGAGCGCCCAGAAGAACGTGTTGACTCCCCTGTCTTCACCACCAAGCTAAGTAGTCGGGCCGACTGGCTGTCACTACCCGGTGTGGCCGAGCGTGCCTCCGCAATCACTGGAACTCCGGCCGCGTCATACGAGGCCCTCAACCACGATGGGCCCTTTGTGCTGTATGAGCACGAGGTCAACGTAAGCGGCCCCGCCTCCTTGGTGGTCAATGAAATCCGCGACCTGGCACAAGTGTTCCTTGATGATGTTCACGCGGGTACGTTGTTCCGCGATCACCACGACCGGTTTGTCTCGCTGCCCACTGATGCTCAGGGCACCTTGCGCATCTTGGTTGAGGATCAAGGCCGGGTCAACTATGGGCCACGCTTGGGTGAGTCAAAGGGGTTGGGAACGGTCCACCTCAATGGTCATGAACTGACCTCTTGGAGCTCAACTCCGTATCAACTCGACGGCCACACCGAACTCAATTTCACGCCGATTACGGACAATACAGTTTCCCAAACCGGCCCCGTGTTCTTGGCCGGGCAGTTCGAACTCGAGTCACCGGTGAATCTCTTTATTGATACCACCCACTGGGGCAAGGGCAACGTCTGGGTCAACGGCTTTAACTTGGGCCGCTACTGGGCCCGCGGACCGCAGCACACCCTGTTTGTACCCAAGGAATTACTGTCTGCCGGCACCAATAGCATCACGGTGTTTGAGGTCAACGGCGTGGAAAACACGTCGGTGAACTTCGTGGCAAAGGCGGACCTTGGTCATACCGACTTCTAGCCTCAGCAATTCTCGGAAGTTTAACCGCTAGGTTCCTACTTCCATCCACGTTTATCGGCGCAACGGCACCTATCGGATCAGCGCGATTCCGATGGGTGCCGCTGCAACTGGAAAGTTGGAACCCAAATGTCAACCTTTGTAATCGGTGAAGCAGACTTCTTGCTTGACGGCGCACCTTTTCAGATCCTTTCGGGTGCTATTCACTATTTCCGGGTCCACCCAGATTCCTGGCGGGACCGGATCCACAAGGCCAAACTCATGGGGCTCAACACCATCGAGACTATTGTTCCGTGGAACTTTCACGCACCGCGTGAGGACCAATTCTTAAGCGATGGCACCCATGATCTCGGTCGGTTCTTGGACATCGTTGCGCAAGAGGGTATGTATGCGATTGTCCGTCCGGGTCCCTATACGTGCGGTGAGTGGGACAACGGCGGATTTCCTAGCTGGCTCACGGCCAAGCAGGGTATTGTTGTCCGCTCAACCGAGCCGATCTTCATGTCCGCTGTGGCACGGTACTTTGGGCAGTTAGCTCCCATCTTGGCTCCCCGGCAGCTGGTTCACGGTGGCCCAATCATCTTGTTCCAGGTCGAAAACGAGTATGGCGCTTACGGATCGGACAAGGACTATCTGCGCAAGCTTGTCCAGATCTATTCTGATCTTGGATTTGTGGTCCCGTATATTACGGTCGACCAACCCGAAGATGAGATGCTGGAAAATGGCTCCCTACCGGGACTGCACATGACCGCATCGTTTGGGTCACGTGCGCCCGAGCGCCTCGCTACCCTGCGAAAGCACCAAAAGACCGGGCCCCTGATGTGCTCCGAGTATTGGATTGGCTGGTTTGACCACTGGGGTGCGCACCACCACACAACCGGACACGACGAGGCGGTCAAGACCTTAGAAGACCTACTGGCGCTTGGGGCATCGGTCAATTTCTACATGTTCCACGGTGGCACCAACTTTGGGTTTACCAACGGCGCTAATGACAAGGGTGTTTTCCAGCCTTACGTCACCAGCTACGATTACGATGCCCCACTTGCGGAAGATGGCTACCCCACGGACAAGTATTGGGCATTTAGGGACGTCATTGCCAAGTACGCTCCGGTTCCGGCGCAGCGTCCAGCGCAGCGGACTGCTGCCCCCGAGTTCACCGCTGAGTTGACCGGGCAAGCTAACTGGCGTGATCTTCCCTGTAACTTACGCGAGGCTATTATCCAGGCACCCGCCGCTAGTTACGAGCAGCTGAACCACGATGGCCCCTTTATCTTGTACGAGCACGAGGTTCAGGTCTCCGGGCCAGCTTCTTTCCTGGTCCAAGAGGTTCGCGATAGCGCCCAGGTCTTCCTCAACAACACCCACATTGGTTCCCTTTACCGGGACCACCAGGACCGGTTCATCGCACTGCCAGATAACGCCCGTGGAACTCTACGCATTTTGTTAGAGGACCAGGGAAGAGTGAACTACGGGCCCCGGCTCGGGGAGCTCAAAGGTCTAGGGGCCTGTTTCTTGAACGGCCAAGAGTTGCATGATTGGGTCTCAGTGCCCTACCGCCTCGAATCCCGTGACGGGCTCGTATTCGAGACCATCACAAACCGCGACTCATCCATTGGCGGCCCGGTCTTCTTGGCCGGGGAGTTCCACCTTGACCAACCGGAAAACTTGTTTCTGGACACAACCAATTGGGGTAAGGGCAACGT
It encodes the following:
- a CDS encoding glycoside hydrolase family 35 protein gives rise to the protein MSTFAIGEKDFTLDGEPFQIISGAIHYFRVHPDSWRDRIRKAKLMGLNTIETYVAWNFHAPTEDQFLLDGNRDLGRFLDIIAQEGLYAIVRPGPYICAEWDNGGLPAWLTAKPGIVIRTNEPIYFSAVERFLHHLGPVLQPRQINNGGPIILFQIENEYGAYGNDKDYLKHLVQVYEDLGFVVPFTTVDQPEDEMLQNGSLPELHMTGSFGSRSLERLETLRKHQKTGPLMCSEFWIGWFDHWGAHHHTATIAEAAQSLDELLSSGASVNFYMFHGGTNYGFTNGANDKGVYQPLVTSYDYDAPLAEDGYPTDKYWAFRDVIAKYAPVPAERPEERVDSPVFTTKLSSRADWLSLPGVAERASAITGTPAASYEALNHDGPFVLYEHEVNVSGPASLVVNEIRDLAQVFLDDVHAGTLFRDHHDRFVSLPTDAQGTLRILVEDQGRVNYGPRLGESKGLGTVHLNGHELTSWSSTPYQLDGHTELNFTPITDNTVSQTGPVFLAGQFELESPVNLFIDTTHWGKGNVWVNGFNLGRYWARGPQHTLFVPKELLSAGTNSITVFEVNGVENTSVNFVAKADLGHTDF
- a CDS encoding beta-galactosidase family protein translates to MSTFVIGEADFLLDGAPFQILSGAIHYFRVHPDSWRDRIHKAKLMGLNTIETIVPWNFHAPREDQFLSDGTHDLGRFLDIVAQEGMYAIVRPGPYTCGEWDNGGFPSWLTAKQGIVVRSTEPIFMSAVARYFGQLAPILAPRQLVHGGPIILFQVENEYGAYGSDKDYLRKLVQIYSDLGFVVPYITVDQPEDEMLENGSLPGLHMTASFGSRAPERLATLRKHQKTGPLMCSEYWIGWFDHWGAHHHTTGHDEAVKTLEDLLALGASVNFYMFHGGTNFGFTNGANDKGVFQPYVTSYDYDAPLAEDGYPTDKYWAFRDVIAKYAPVPAQRPAQRTAAPEFTAELTGQANWRDLPCNLREAIIQAPAASYEQLNHDGPFILYEHEVQVSGPASFLVQEVRDSAQVFLNNTHIGSLYRDHQDRFIALPDNARGTLRILLEDQGRVNYGPRLGELKGLGACFLNGQELHDWVSVPYRLESRDGLVFETITNRDSSIGGPVFLAGEFHLDQPENLFLDTTNWGKGNVWVNGFNLGRYWARGPQHTLFVPKELLTGGINSIEVFELHGVGRPTITFVAQADLGHTDF